One genomic window of Anaeromyxobacter diazotrophicus includes the following:
- a CDS encoding bacteriohemerythrin translates to MEETHAWNERLNLGHEALDREHHLQLALASALADALEAGRPRVARRIAEQLAGYSAAHFAGEELLMEAAAYGHLDSHRQEHRDLLAQIAETRELVAAGERALAVVMALDLRAELGSHMSASDRHFAELAERPRETQ, encoded by the coding sequence ATGGAAGAGACGCACGCCTGGAACGAGAGGCTGAACCTGGGCCACGAGGCGCTCGACCGCGAGCACCATCTGCAGCTGGCGCTGGCGAGCGCGCTCGCCGACGCGCTGGAGGCGGGCCGGCCGCGGGTGGCGCGGCGGATCGCCGAGCAGCTCGCAGGGTACAGCGCGGCGCACTTCGCCGGCGAGGAGCTGCTCATGGAGGCGGCGGCGTACGGCCACCTCGACTCGCACCGGCAGGAGCACCGGGACCTGCTCGCGCAGATCGCCGAGACCCGGGAGCTGGTGGCGGCCGGCGAGCGCGCGCTGGCGGTGGTGATGGCGCTCGACCTGCGCGCCGAGCTCGGGTCGCACATGTCGGCCTCCGACCGGCACTTCGCAGAGCTCGCCGAGCGGCCCCGCGAGACGCAGTGA